In the genome of Desulfuromonas sp. DDH964, one region contains:
- a CDS encoding Csu type fimbrial protein: protein MMRILFITLGLFLTLLSAAPEALAFKCNVMATGLNFGSYDVFDNVAKDTTGAITVTCNAPEQNPNAPLPVTVSLSPGNSGTFAQRQLRGTGNTPLVYNLFTNAACSTIWGDGSGSSSIISGNVTRTSPLTATIYGRIPPRQNVAAGSYSDLITVTIQW, encoded by the coding sequence ATGATGCGCATACTTTTCATTACCCTGGGACTGTTTTTGACGTTGCTGAGCGCTGCGCCCGAAGCTCTCGCCTTTAAATGTAATGTCATGGCCACCGGGCTCAATTTCGGCAGCTACGATGTGTTCGACAATGTCGCCAAGGATACCACCGGCGCCATAACCGTCACCTGCAATGCCCCGGAACAAAATCCCAACGCCCCGCTCCCGGTCACGGTTTCCCTCAGCCCCGGCAATTCCGGGACCTTCGCGCAACGCCAGCTTCGGGGGACGGGGAACACCCCGCTCGTTTACAATCTCTTTACCAATGCGGCTTGTTCCACCATCTGGGGCGACGGCTCCGGTTCATCGAGCATCATCAGCGGCAATGTAACCAGAACTTCACCCTTGACGGCAACGATCTACGGCAGAATCCCCCCCCGCCAGAACGTTGCCGCCGGTAGTTACAGCGACCTCATCACGGTAACCATTCAGTGGTAA
- a CDS encoding peroxiredoxin: MSVLVGKKAPEFTAAAVLPDGTIKGDFSLADYHGKYIVLFFYPLDFTFVCPTELIAFSRRIQEFEERGVQVIGCSIDSQFTHVAWRNTPVEDGGIGAVKYPLVADVKHEICRAYDVEFGDAGVAYRGSFLIDEKGIVRHQVVNDLPLGRNVDEMLRMVDALQFTEKYGEVCPAGWNKGDEGMKPNAEGVASYLSKKAGSL, translated from the coding sequence ATGAGCGTTCTGGTTGGCAAGAAAGCCCCCGAGTTCACGGCTGCAGCGGTCCTGCCCGATGGTACCATCAAGGGGGATTTCTCCCTCGCCGATTACCACGGCAAATACATCGTCCTCTTCTTCTATCCCCTTGACTTCACCTTTGTCTGCCCCACCGAGCTGATTGCTTTCAGCCGCCGGATCCAGGAATTCGAGGAACGTGGCGTGCAGGTTATCGGCTGCTCCATCGATTCCCAGTTCACCCACGTCGCCTGGCGCAATACGCCGGTCGAGGATGGCGGTATCGGCGCCGTCAAGTACCCGCTGGTCGCCGACGTCAAGCACGAGATCTGCCGCGCTTACGATGTCGAGTTCGGTGATGCCGGGGTTGCCTATCGCGGCTCCTTCCTCATCGATGAGAAGGGGATCGTTCGTCACCAGGTCGTCAACGATCTCCCCCTTGGTCGTAACGTTGACGAGATGCTGCGCATGGTCGACGCCCTGCAGTTCACCGAGAAGTACGGGGAGGTCTGCCCGGCGGGATGGAACAAGGGGGATGAGGGGATGAAGCCGAACGCCGAAGGTGTCGCCAGCTATCTGAGCAAGAAGGCCGGGAGTCTCTGA
- the xerC gene encoding tyrosine recombinase XerC, producing MDRLLERFTQHLSVERNVSPHTLDAYRRDLLGFNAFLHHELKWEEVDAALLRRVDQIVLRRYLALLHRSCKRSTIGRKLAALRTFFRYLVREGLLEVNPGELVGTPRAEKYLPKTLSVDEAFALMERDGGDHLLGLRDRAIVETLYSCGLRVSELTGLDIQGLDLAAGLVRVVGKGRKERIVPVGRKAREALRDYLDARGPAPLDAPLFINHRGGRLTPRSVQRNLKVRLLQAGILKEATPHSLRHSFATHLLGGGADLRAIQELLGHASLSTTQKYTQVSIEHLARVYDDAHPRSRIKKDKNGQ from the coding sequence GTGGACCGCCTGTTGGAACGCTTTACCCAGCACCTGAGCGTCGAACGGAACGTCTCACCCCATACCCTCGATGCCTATCGCCGCGACCTGCTCGGGTTCAATGCCTTTCTACATCACGAGCTGAAATGGGAAGAAGTGGACGCCGCGCTGTTGCGGCGCGTCGATCAGATCGTCCTGCGCCGTTACCTGGCCCTGCTGCACCGCAGTTGCAAGCGCTCGACTATCGGCCGGAAACTGGCGGCGCTGCGCACCTTCTTCCGCTACCTGGTTCGCGAAGGTCTCCTCGAGGTCAACCCCGGCGAACTGGTCGGGACGCCGAGGGCGGAGAAGTATCTGCCCAAAACCCTCTCCGTCGACGAGGCCTTCGCCCTGATGGAACGGGACGGCGGTGACCACCTCCTCGGTCTGCGCGACCGCGCGATCGTCGAGACCCTCTATTCCTGCGGCCTGCGCGTGAGCGAACTGACCGGGCTCGACATCCAGGGGCTCGATCTTGCGGCCGGCCTGGTCCGGGTCGTCGGCAAGGGGCGCAAGGAGCGGATCGTCCCGGTTGGTCGCAAGGCGCGGGAGGCGCTGCGTGACTATCTCGATGCCCGCGGCCCGGCGCCCCTCGATGCGCCCCTCTTCATCAACCACCGCGGCGGCCGGCTCACCCCCCGCAGCGTCCAGCGCAATCTCAAGGTCCGGCTGCTGCAGGCCGGCATCCTCAAGGAGGCGACCCCCCATTCCCTGCGCCACTCTTTTGCCACCCACCTGCTCGGGGGCGGCGCCGACTTGCGCGCGATCCAGGAACTGCTCGGCCACGCCTCCCTTTCCACCACCCAGAAGTACACTCAGGTCAGCATCGAGCACCTCGCCCGGGTCTACGACGACGCCCATCCGCGCAGCCGGATAAAAAAAGACAAAAACGGTCAGTAA
- a CDS encoding esterase/lipase family protein, with amino-acid sequence MPYLPQTGGNMLIIFVILGALGGAAGLVVLLSYAIAWYESASAQPELVPGRFAPERLWLAVRLLLQEAFFLIVTLLLHPFGWVAPRPAPFDPGGGPPVILLHGLFHNRACWLWVKFRLRRKGLRNLYTINLPPWKDIESLTERLTLKIDELRLAGAGDRVHLVGHSMGGIIARNYLQLRGGGERIDRCVLLAAPNHGSKLAPFAVSRLGEALVPGSAFLNRLNAAPLPRPERVTAICSCHDNIVLPWQSARLGGVRNIELSGMGHVGILYCPSALDALIEGLCASPSAPAPTGAEHALP; translated from the coding sequence ATGCCATACTTGCCGCAGACAGGAGGGAACATGTTGATTATTTTCGTCATTTTGGGCGCCCTGGGCGGCGCGGCAGGACTGGTGGTTCTACTCTCTTACGCCATTGCCTGGTATGAGAGCGCCAGCGCCCAGCCGGAACTGGTCCCCGGCCGCTTCGCGCCGGAGCGGCTCTGGCTTGCCGTCCGCCTGCTGCTGCAGGAAGCCTTTTTTCTGATCGTCACCCTTCTGCTGCATCCCTTTGGCTGGGTGGCGCCCAGGCCGGCCCCCTTCGATCCCGGGGGCGGTCCCCCGGTCATCCTGTTGCATGGGCTGTTTCATAACCGGGCCTGCTGGCTGTGGGTCAAGTTCCGCCTGCGGCGCAAGGGCTTGCGCAACCTCTACACCATCAATCTCCCCCCCTGGAAGGATATCGAAAGCCTCACCGAACGCCTGACCCTGAAGATCGACGAACTGCGCCTGGCAGGGGCCGGCGACCGCGTCCACCTCGTCGGTCACTCCATGGGCGGCATCATCGCCCGCAACTATCTCCAGCTCCGGGGTGGCGGCGAACGCATCGACCGCTGCGTCCTCCTCGCCGCGCCCAACCACGGTTCCAAGCTCGCCCCCTTTGCCGTCTCCCGGCTCGGCGAGGCGCTGGTGCCAGGCTCCGCCTTCCTCAACCGCCTCAACGCGGCCCCCCTGCCGCGCCCCGAGCGGGTCACCGCCATCTGCAGCTGCCACGACAACATCGTCCTCCCCTGGCAGAGTGCCCGTCTTGGCGGAGTACGCAACATCGAACTTTCCGGGATGGGACACGTCGGCATCCTTTACTGCCCCAGCGCCCTCGACGCCCTCATTGAAGGGCTGTGTGCATCGCCTTCTGCCCCAGCGCCAACCGGAGCCGAGCATGCCCTCCCTTGA
- a CDS encoding secondary thiamine-phosphate synthase enzyme YjbQ, translating to MPSLEIVSRAQVELIDITAAVRTSVRASGVRDGLVCLFVPHTTAAITINENADPDVVTDLVMELNKIVPFADNYRHAEGNSAAHLKATLVGASETLILAGGDLVLGTWQGLYFCEFDGPRRRSLQLKILPG from the coding sequence ATGCCCTCCCTTGAGATCGTCAGCCGCGCCCAGGTGGAGCTGATCGACATCACTGCCGCCGTGCGAACCAGCGTCCGCGCCAGCGGGGTGCGCGACGGCCTCGTCTGCCTCTTCGTCCCCCACACCACCGCCGCGATCACCATCAATGAAAATGCCGACCCGGACGTCGTCACCGACCTGGTGATGGAATTGAACAAGATCGTCCCCTTCGCCGACAACTACCGGCACGCCGAAGGGAATAGCGCCGCCCATCTCAAGGCGACTCTGGTCGGCGCCAGCGAGACGCTGATCCTCGCCGGCGGCGACCTCGTCCTTGGCACCTGGCAGGGCCTCTATTTCTGCGAGTTCGACGGCCCGCGCCGGCGCTCGCTGCAACTGAAGATTCTGCCCGGATGA
- a CDS encoding DUF362 domain-containing protein, with the protein MKPAVSLQALADYRPPAVSAALAQLLAPLGGIATFVRPGQKVLLKPNMLAGKAPEKAVTTHPEILRAVIRAVRAAGGLVSVGDSPGVGSPEQVARRCGLLQVIEEEGARFAPFSESVRVRVGQGTFHELELARDVLDAEVIINLPKLKTHQMMGLTCGVKNLFGAVVGMRKVRLHLQAGTDKAFFALMLLELAEQIAPALTIVDAVVAMEGDGPGSGDPVLVGALLAGANPLAVDTVAAALLGLGPKVNWTQKVASQSGREGSDLAGVDIFGAVLEELQVSQFRPARTTDVNFGLPAFIRRPLKNALTARPSPDHTKCVRCGLCVEHCPPQAMQITDEALEIDYARCIRCFCCQELCPHGALLTEQGLLLRLTRYLNGRN; encoded by the coding sequence ATGAAACCAGCCGTCAGCCTCCAGGCACTGGCCGACTACCGCCCGCCCGCCGTTAGTGCCGCCCTCGCCCAACTCCTCGCCCCCCTCGGCGGCATCGCCACCTTTGTCCGCCCCGGCCAGAAGGTGCTGCTCAAACCGAACATGCTCGCCGGCAAGGCGCCGGAGAAGGCGGTCACCACCCACCCGGAAATCCTGCGCGCCGTGATTCGCGCGGTGCGCGCCGCCGGCGGCCTGGTCAGCGTCGGCGACTCCCCCGGCGTCGGTTCCCCCGAGCAGGTCGCACGGCGCTGCGGGCTGCTGCAGGTGATCGAGGAGGAGGGTGCACGTTTCGCCCCCTTCAGCGAGTCGGTGCGGGTCCGCGTCGGCCAGGGGACCTTTCATGAGCTGGAGCTCGCCCGCGACGTCCTCGACGCCGAGGTGATCATCAATCTGCCGAAGCTCAAGACCCACCAGATGATGGGCTTGACCTGCGGCGTCAAGAACCTCTTCGGCGCGGTGGTCGGCATGCGCAAGGTGCGCCTCCACCTCCAGGCCGGCACCGACAAGGCCTTCTTTGCGCTGATGCTGCTGGAACTGGCCGAGCAGATCGCCCCGGCGCTGACCATCGTTGACGCGGTGGTCGCCATGGAGGGGGACGGCCCCGGCAGTGGCGACCCGGTCCTGGTCGGCGCCCTCCTCGCCGGCGCCAACCCGCTGGCCGTCGATACCGTCGCCGCCGCCCTGCTCGGTCTCGGACCAAAGGTCAACTGGACGCAGAAGGTCGCCTCTCAATCCGGGCGGGAAGGGAGCGACCTGGCCGGAGTCGATATTTTCGGAGCCGTGCTGGAAGAGCTACAGGTCAGCCAGTTCCGACCCGCCAGGACCACCGACGTCAACTTCGGCCTGCCGGCCTTCATCAGGCGGCCGCTGAAAAACGCGCTCACCGCCCGGCCGTCACCCGACCATACCAAATGCGTCCGTTGCGGACTCTGCGTGGAGCACTGCCCGCCGCAGGCGATGCAGATCACCGATGAGGCTTTGGAGATCGACTACGCCCGCTGCATCCGTTGCTTCTGCTGCCAGGAGCTCTGCCCGCATGGAGCGCTGCTGACCGAGCAGGGGCTGCTGCTGCGGCTGACCCGCTACCTTAACGGCAGGAATTGA
- a CDS encoding ArsC family (seleno)protein, whose protein sequence is MNAQEFLGNRQLEPKEVVDARLTRFDADQAWALLKSAHSVTVAKGKKFQCFEEVAREKEEVLKAAMGPSGNLRAPTYRVGNDFVIGFNPELYEEWTRG, encoded by the coding sequence ATTAATGCCCAGGAGTTTCTTGGGAACAGGCAGCTCGAGCCGAAAGAAGTCGTCGACGCCCGGTTGACGCGATTTGATGCCGACCAGGCATGGGCCCTCTTGAAGTCCGCCCATTCCGTCACCGTCGCCAAGGGGAAAAAGTTCCAGTGCTTCGAAGAGGTCGCCAGGGAGAAAGAAGAAGTCCTGAAAGCGGCGATGGGACCGAGCGGCAACCTGCGTGCCCCGACCTACCGGGTTGGCAATGACTTTGTCATCGGCTTCAACCCGGAACTCTACGAGGAGTGGACCCGAGGATAG
- a CDS encoding homocysteine S-methyltransferase family protein, whose product MTFADHPILIFDGACGTNLQQMVIPATAWQGCEGCNEILNINAPEVIVRLHSEMLDAGAMVLETNTFGASRVVLSEYGLQQRVKEINRQAVANARAASAGRPERYVAGSIGPGTKLPSLGHIEVAELAAATREQVEALLEAGVDCLIVETCQDLLQTKTALVAVFEVLASARLELPVLVSVTIEQQGTMLLGTDIAAVVTTLEPFPLFSLGLNCATGPRDMTSHINYLSHHWPGRISCIPNQGLPQVVGGATVYPLSPDDFATQMHGFVTEQGVSVVGGCCGTSPAHIRALAEILAGVTPKIREVSA is encoded by the coding sequence ATGACCTTTGCTGATCACCCGATTCTGATCTTTGACGGCGCCTGCGGCACCAACCTGCAGCAGATGGTGATCCCCGCCACCGCCTGGCAGGGGTGCGAAGGGTGCAACGAGATTCTCAATATCAACGCTCCCGAGGTCATCGTCCGCCTCCACAGCGAGATGCTCGATGCCGGTGCGATGGTCCTGGAGACCAACACCTTCGGCGCTTCGCGGGTGGTGCTCTCCGAGTACGGCCTGCAGCAGCGGGTGAAGGAGATCAATCGCCAGGCGGTCGCCAACGCCCGCGCCGCCAGCGCCGGCCGGCCGGAGCGCTATGTCGCCGGCTCCATCGGCCCGGGGACCAAGCTCCCCTCGCTGGGACACATCGAGGTCGCCGAGCTCGCCGCGGCGACCCGCGAGCAGGTCGAAGCTCTGCTCGAAGCGGGCGTCGACTGCCTGATCGTCGAGACCTGCCAGGACCTGCTGCAGACCAAGACCGCGTTGGTCGCCGTCTTCGAGGTGCTGGCGTCAGCCCGCCTGGAGCTGCCGGTGCTGGTCTCGGTGACGATCGAACAGCAGGGGACGATGCTCCTCGGCACCGACATCGCCGCGGTCGTCACCACCCTCGAACCCTTTCCGCTCTTCTCCCTCGGCCTCAACTGCGCCACCGGGCCCCGCGACATGACCTCGCACATCAATTATCTCAGCCACCACTGGCCGGGGCGGATTTCCTGTATCCCCAACCAGGGGCTGCCGCAGGTGGTGGGCGGCGCGACGGTCTACCCCTTGTCTCCGGACGATTTTGCCACGCAGATGCACGGCTTCGTCACCGAGCAGGGGGTGAGCGTGGTCGGCGGCTGCTGCGGCACCAGCCCCGCCCACATCCGCGCCCTCGCTGAAATACTCGCCGGGGTGACACCGAAAATCCGGGAGGTGAGCGCATGA
- a CDS encoding dihydropteroate synthase, producing MKPAVASLYQSVELHQEIPPLLIGERCNPNGSKAFREALLAEDWDGCLKIALDQEARGAQVIDLCVAYAGRDELADMIHLTRLFAGSCKAPLMLDSTSPETLAAILPRYPGRAIINSINLEDGGANLERICTLAKKYGAAVVALTISVEGMALTCAKKVAVAREIYDLAVHRFGLRPQDLLFDLLTFTVGSGDEKMRNAAIETLAAIKQVKRELPGVGFTLGVSNISFGLRPVARKVLNSVFLHEAVAAGLNTAIVDAAKVLPYAAISEADRTLCLDLLYNRRESALMDFIDHFEQAVEENEESGEVLRPEELLRQKVLKGEKEGLEDLLSELRGRWRPLDIINTLLVPAMREVGELFGRGDLLLPFVLQSAEVMKQSVGLLEPHMEKLAAEGRTRVLLATVAGDVHDIGKNLVDIILSNNGYLVHNIGIKVPAEEIIAKAREFRVDIIGLSGLLVKSALLMKENLAQFQAAGLTQPVLLGGAALTGKYVAEDCVPNYAEPVVYCADAFAGLKALREFEAGTLQSTTWQAAATPANRPGPQIETLDRTVEPPTVPFAGRRLVTDIDPGLLFDYLNLAALFRGRWGYRRGKLSKEEYETLTNETVLPLYERLKRELLDQGLLQPQVAYGYFDCHRDGDSLLVDHGAGYRFDFPRQAAAPGLCIADYFRSAAEGGDKVGFFVVTIGAALAERTRALYEADSYHDYLMLHGLGVELTDALAEYWHEQMRIELGLQQSAGDPAAYVAQGYRGSRYGFGYPSCPDLEAHRPLFALLRPEEIGVTLTESCEMVPEMTTSAIVVHHPQAKYFAV from the coding sequence ATGAAACCGGCCGTCGCCAGCCTCTACCAGTCCGTCGAGCTGCACCAGGAGATCCCGCCGCTGCTCATCGGCGAACGCTGCAACCCCAACGGCTCCAAGGCCTTCCGCGAGGCGCTCCTCGCCGAAGACTGGGACGGCTGCCTGAAAATCGCCCTCGACCAGGAGGCGCGCGGCGCCCAGGTCATCGACCTCTGCGTCGCCTACGCCGGTCGCGACGAACTCGCCGACATGATCCATCTGACCAGACTCTTTGCCGGCTCCTGCAAGGCGCCGTTGATGCTCGACTCGACCAGCCCGGAGACGCTGGCGGCGATCCTCCCCCGCTATCCCGGGCGGGCGATCATCAATTCGATCAACCTCGAAGATGGCGGCGCCAACCTCGAACGGATCTGCACCCTGGCGAAAAAGTACGGTGCGGCAGTGGTCGCCCTGACCATCAGCGTCGAGGGGATGGCCCTGACCTGTGCCAAAAAGGTCGCCGTCGCCCGGGAGATCTACGACCTGGCGGTTCACCGCTTCGGGCTGCGGCCGCAGGATCTCCTCTTCGATCTTCTCACCTTCACCGTCGGCTCCGGCGATGAAAAGATGCGCAACGCCGCCATCGAAACCCTGGCGGCGATCAAACAGGTGAAGCGTGAGCTGCCGGGCGTCGGCTTCACCCTCGGGGTCAGCAATATCAGCTTCGGCCTGCGGCCGGTGGCGCGCAAGGTCCTTAACTCGGTCTTCCTCCACGAAGCGGTCGCCGCCGGGCTCAATACCGCCATCGTCGACGCCGCCAAGGTCCTCCCCTACGCGGCGATCAGCGAAGCCGATCGCACCCTCTGCCTCGACCTCCTCTACAACCGCAGGGAGTCGGCGCTGATGGACTTCATCGATCACTTCGAGCAGGCGGTGGAGGAGAACGAAGAGAGCGGAGAGGTGCTGCGGCCCGAGGAACTGCTGCGGCAGAAGGTGCTGAAAGGGGAGAAGGAGGGGCTCGAGGACCTGCTCAGTGAACTGCGGGGCCGCTGGCGGCCGCTCGATATCATCAACACCCTGCTGGTGCCGGCGATGCGCGAGGTCGGCGAACTCTTCGGCCGCGGCGACCTCCTCCTCCCCTTTGTGCTGCAATCGGCGGAGGTGATGAAACAGAGCGTTGGCCTGCTTGAACCCCACATGGAGAAACTCGCTGCCGAGGGGCGTACCCGGGTGCTGCTGGCGACGGTGGCCGGCGATGTCCACGACATCGGCAAGAACCTGGTCGACATCATCCTCTCCAACAACGGCTACCTGGTGCACAACATCGGCATCAAGGTGCCGGCCGAAGAGATCATCGCCAAGGCCCGCGAGTTCCGGGTCGACATCATCGGCCTCTCCGGGCTGCTGGTCAAATCGGCGCTGCTGATGAAGGAGAACCTCGCCCAGTTCCAGGCCGCCGGCCTGACCCAGCCGGTCCTGCTCGGCGGCGCGGCACTGACCGGCAAGTATGTCGCCGAGGATTGCGTTCCCAACTATGCCGAGCCGGTGGTCTACTGCGCCGACGCCTTTGCCGGGCTCAAGGCGCTGCGCGAGTTCGAGGCCGGCACGCTGCAGTCGACCACCTGGCAGGCGGCGGCGACCCCCGCCAACCGCCCGGGGCCGCAAATCGAAACCCTCGACCGTACGGTCGAACCGCCAACCGTCCCCTTTGCCGGCCGCCGGCTGGTCACGGACATCGACCCGGGACTGCTCTTCGACTACCTCAACCTTGCCGCGCTCTTTCGCGGGCGCTGGGGCTATCGGCGCGGCAAGCTCAGCAAGGAAGAATACGAGACCCTCACCAACGAGACCGTTCTCCCCCTCTATGAGCGACTGAAACGGGAACTGCTCGACCAGGGCCTGCTGCAGCCGCAGGTCGCCTACGGTTACTTCGACTGTCACCGGGACGGCGACAGTCTGCTGGTCGACCACGGTGCGGGCTACCGCTTCGACTTCCCGCGCCAGGCCGCGGCGCCGGGCTTGTGCATCGCCGATTACTTCCGCAGCGCCGCGGAAGGGGGGGACAAGGTCGGTTTCTTCGTCGTCACCATCGGCGCCGCCCTCGCCGAACGGACGCGGGCCCTCTACGAGGCCGACAGCTATCACGACTACCTGATGCTGCATGGGCTCGGGGTCGAGCTGACCGACGCCCTCGCCGAATACTGGCATGAGCAGATGCGCATTGAACTCGGCCTGCAACAGAGTGCCGGCGACCCGGCCGCCTACGTGGCCCAGGGCTATCGCGGCTCCCGCTACGGCTTCGGCTACCCCTCCTGCCCCGACCTCGAGGCGCACCGGCCCCTCTTCGCGCTGCTGCGCCCGGAAGAGATCGGCGTCACCCTCACCGAGTCGTGCGAGATGGTACCGGAGATGACGACCTCGGCCATTGTCGTCCACCACCCGCAGGCGAAATATTTTGCCGTCTAG
- a CDS encoding rubredoxin: MRYICSCCGYIYDPEQGDPMNQVAPGVPFEELPEGWVCPMCYASRDQFDPLD, encoded by the coding sequence ATGCGGTATATCTGCAGCTGTTGCGGCTACATCTACGACCCGGAGCAGGGCGATCCGATGAACCAGGTGGCGCCGGGGGTCCCCTTCGAGGAATTGCCGGAAGGGTGGGTCTGCCCGATGTGCTACGCCAGCCGCGACCAGTTCGATCCTCTGGATTGA
- a CDS encoding methylenetetrahydrofolate reductase: protein MTEISIELVPRNETSLRRELDEVRRHFPAVTRINIPDILRFDLRSWQGCRIAGEYFPRTIPHLRAIDFDPNSPLPICENLSCREIEAVLVLTGDLPQDMGHKCYRTSCLEMIRRLKRELPALTIYAGMDPYRSGIKEEIDYLRAKQDAGAEGFFTQPFFDLRLMEIYQGLLPDCQIYWGVSPVLTENSQNYWENKNNAVFPPDFRPTLEWNRGFARQALQFARDHDSNLYFMPIRTDIAAYLDGIL, encoded by the coding sequence ATGACCGAGATCTCCATCGAACTGGTGCCGCGCAATGAAACCTCGCTGCGCCGTGAACTGGACGAGGTCCGGCGCCACTTTCCCGCCGTCACCCGGATCAACATCCCCGATATCCTGCGCTTCGACCTGCGCAGCTGGCAGGGGTGTCGCATTGCCGGCGAATATTTCCCCAGGACCATTCCCCACCTGCGCGCCATCGACTTTGATCCCAACAGCCCGCTGCCGATCTGCGAGAATCTGAGTTGCCGGGAGATCGAGGCGGTGCTGGTATTGACCGGCGACCTCCCCCAGGATATGGGACATAAATGCTACCGCACCAGCTGCCTGGAGATGATCCGCCGTCTCAAACGCGAGCTTCCCGCCCTCACCATCTATGCCGGCATGGATCCCTACCGCAGCGGCATCAAGGAAGAGATCGACTACCTGCGCGCCAAGCAGGATGCCGGTGCCGAAGGGTTCTTCACCCAGCCCTTCTTTGACCTGCGTCTGATGGAGATCTACCAGGGGTTGCTGCCGGACTGCCAGATATATTGGGGGGTCTCGCCGGTTCTTACCGAGAACAGCCAGAATTACTGGGAGAACAAGAATAACGCTGTCTTTCCGCCCGATTTTCGCCCGACCCTGGAGTGGAACCGGGGCTTTGCCCGCCAGGCACTGCAATTCGCCCGCGACCACGACAGCAACCTTTACTTCATGCCGATTCGCACCGATATTGCAGCTTACCTGGACGGAATTCTCTAG
- a CDS encoding DeoR family transcriptional regulator, translating to MRSTQRRKEILALLKARGGISVGEIAERFGVSKMTGHRDLEQLEQRGAIRRIFGGAVPVAEHSPLGGSMAGELAAARVCTVCRRPPPANLVYTITLTSGEQRFACCPHCGISAQLVLRDQVSLAMCVDYLSGHPNPALDSYFLLGSSAAPCCHPSLLTFSDLEVARRFQTGFGGSLGRMDDAMEFLQRAMGAGSGCPNCGPGRSS from the coding sequence ATGCGAAGCACGCAGCGCAGGAAAGAGATCCTGGCCCTGCTCAAGGCCAGGGGGGGGATTTCGGTGGGGGAGATCGCCGAACGTTTCGGCGTTTCGAAGATGACTGGTCACCGCGACCTCGAGCAGCTTGAGCAGCGCGGCGCTATCAGACGCATTTTCGGCGGCGCTGTGCCGGTGGCCGAACATAGTCCCCTCGGCGGCTCCATGGCCGGGGAACTGGCCGCAGCGCGGGTCTGCACCGTCTGCCGGCGACCGCCGCCGGCCAACCTGGTTTACACTATCACCCTGACCAGCGGCGAGCAGCGTTTCGCCTGCTGTCCCCACTGCGGCATCTCCGCCCAACTGGTACTCCGGGACCAGGTGTCGCTGGCGATGTGCGTCGATTACTTAAGCGGGCACCCGAACCCGGCCCTGGATTCCTACTTTCTGCTCGGGAGTTCGGCCGCCCCCTGCTGTCACCCCTCCCTGTTGACGTTCAGCGACCTCGAGGTGGCGCGGCGTTTTCAGACCGGTTTCGGCGGCAGCCTGGGGCGGATGGACGATGCGATGGAGTTCCTGCAGAGGGCGATGGGCGCCGGCAGCGGCTGCCCCAACTGCGGACCGGGGCGGAGCTCGTGA
- a CDS encoding energy transducer TonB yields the protein MDRMMRGGAPLSLSLLASLLFHGLAILILAFVAGEWQRKPPVVLIEFNLSSAAPTTNRIEPPPAPRAPRPAPRPPQAPARKAPVAPAALPRPVLAPHPPALPVPVPTVAESSLPGQNAETADRVAEEPATPLTQGSTSPAAAQAHYLAANFAYIRDRVLQRLNYPAVARRNGWEGETRVAFLIRADGQIEHLRIEQSSGRPLLDRQALAAVDRAAPFPPPPVAAELILPVAFQLR from the coding sequence ATGGACCGGATGATGCGGGGGGGCGCTCCCCTTTCCCTCTCCCTGCTGGCATCGCTGCTCTTTCACGGCCTGGCGATTCTGATCCTCGCCTTCGTCGCCGGCGAGTGGCAGCGCAAGCCTCCAGTGGTGCTGATCGAGTTCAATCTCAGCAGCGCGGCGCCGACCACCAACCGCATCGAACCGCCCCCAGCGCCGCGAGCGCCCCGCCCGGCGCCCCGGCCACCCCAGGCTCCGGCACGAAAAGCGCCGGTCGCCCCGGCAGCACTGCCGCGCCCGGTCCTGGCGCCACATCCTCCCGCTCTCCCCGTTCCGGTCCCGACCGTGGCCGAGTCTTCCCTTCCCGGTCAGAATGCAGAGACGGCGGACCGGGTGGCCGAAGAACCGGCCACACCCCTGACTCAAGGATCGACCTCCCCGGCCGCGGCCCAGGCGCACTACCTTGCGGCCAACTTCGCCTATATCCGCGACCGGGTGCTGCAGCGGCTCAACTACCCGGCCGTCGCCAGGCGCAACGGCTGGGAGGGCGAGACCCGCGTCGCCTTCCTGATCCGCGCCGACGGCCAGATCGAGCATTTGCGCATTGAACAGAGTTCGGGCCGGCCTCTGCTTGACCGCCAGGCCCTGGCCGCGGTCGACCGGGCCGCCCCCTTTCCACCACCGCCAGTCGCCGCAGAGTTGATTCTGCCGGTCGCTTTCCAGTTGCGCTGA